The following coding sequences are from one Pantoea alfalfae window:
- a CDS encoding DUF1345 domain-containing protein, with protein MPTSLTSTLYARLRLLISITAGLICYFLLSDHPGQMQRLLISWNVWAWLYLGILWFRMLRTDATGIRRIAQQQDQSAALVLGIVIVACIVSIVAILSELPTLKGLTGTPRLLHLLLTALTLIASWAMLPSAFAMHYAHQHYLYRDNSVSPLRFPDKTKNPGYWDFLYFSFTIAVASQTADVATGTTEMRKLTLLQSVISFIFNLAILGLSVNVGASLLN; from the coding sequence ATGCCGACATCTTTAACCTCCACGCTTTATGCTCGTTTGAGACTGCTGATCTCCATCACTGCCGGACTGATCTGTTATTTTCTGCTCTCTGATCATCCCGGGCAGATGCAGCGGTTACTGATTAGCTGGAATGTCTGGGCCTGGCTCTATCTTGGTATTCTCTGGTTTCGCATGCTGCGTACCGATGCAACGGGCATCAGGCGCATTGCTCAACAGCAGGATCAGAGTGCTGCACTGGTGCTGGGCATTGTGATCGTGGCCTGTATCGTCAGCATTGTGGCCATACTGAGTGAACTCCCCACGCTTAAAGGTCTCACCGGCACGCCGAGACTGCTGCATTTATTGCTGACGGCACTGACGCTGATTGCATCCTGGGCCATGTTACCCAGCGCCTTTGCGATGCATTATGCCCATCAGCACTATCTTTACCGGGATAACAGCGTGAGTCCGCTGAGATTTCCGGATAAAACAAAAAATCCTGGCTACTGGGATTTTCTCTACTTTTCATTCACCATTGCGGTTGCCTCGCAAACGGCGGACGTCGCCACCGGAACAACAGAGATGCGTAAGCTGACGTTATTGCAGTCTGTTATCTCATTTATTTTTAACCTGGCTATTTTGGGTTTATCGGTCAATGTCGGTGCCAGTTTGCTTAATTAG
- a CDS encoding TIM barrel protein — protein MAVYQLSVCAEMVFLELPFVERVKRIHELGFGVEIWGWASKDIDALVATGARFTSMTGYLSGNLTDETEIQQLLQSAEASLAVAARLGCPVLNLHGTGLDDRGLPVKPVTTVTGAMWLKAADTLRQVALLGERAGRVFTLENLNLPVDHPGTPFALASETLALVEAINSPALKMNLDLYHAQIGEGNLIELLRRCGSAIGEIQVADVPGRQQPGTGEINYRAIARTLQEMGYSGTVAMEGWASGDSTAAIQQFRDHFTL, from the coding sequence ATGGCCGTTTATCAACTTTCCGTATGCGCTGAAATGGTATTTCTGGAACTGCCGTTTGTTGAGCGCGTAAAACGCATTCACGAACTGGGTTTTGGCGTCGAAATCTGGGGATGGGCCAGCAAGGATATCGATGCGCTGGTCGCGACCGGTGCGCGCTTTACCTCTATGACCGGTTATCTGAGCGGTAATCTGACGGATGAGACGGAAATCCAGCAACTGCTGCAAAGCGCTGAAGCGTCGCTGGCCGTAGCTGCACGTCTCGGCTGTCCGGTACTGAATCTGCATGGCACCGGGCTTGACGATCGCGGTCTGCCGGTAAAACCCGTGACAACGGTAACCGGCGCAATGTGGCTGAAGGCCGCCGATACGCTGCGGCAGGTTGCGCTTCTTGGCGAACGAGCCGGACGGGTTTTCACACTCGAGAACCTTAACCTGCCGGTCGATCATCCAGGCACACCCTTTGCCCTGGCGTCTGAGACGCTGGCGCTGGTCGAGGCGATCAATAGCCCGGCGCTGAAGATGAATCTGGATCTCTACCATGCGCAAATTGGCGAAGGCAATCTGATTGAACTGCTGCGGCGCTGCGGTTCCGCCATCGGAGAAATTCAGGTTGCCGATGTACCTGGCCGCCAGCAGCCGGGCACCGGGGAGATCAATTACCGTGCTATCGCCCGAACGCTGCAGGAGATGGGTTACAGCGGCACAGTGGCTATGGAGGGCTGGGCCAGCGGCGATAGTACAGCGGCTATCCAGCAGTTCCGCGATCACTTTACGTTGTAA
- a CDS encoding (R)-mandelonitrile lyase, translating into MKRLANAAVSLALSVSVTYAKEITPMITIMQSGAKPSVKGSPDYFTGTVRIDSPFQGTEPARIGGATVTFEPSARTAWHTHPLGQTLIVTAGAGLVQEWGGPVREIRPGDVVWIPTGVKHWHGAAPETAMTHIAIAEAQDGKVVDWMEQVTDEHYASADRS; encoded by the coding sequence ATGAAGAGACTTGCCAATGCTGCAGTGTCCCTGGCACTGTCTGTTTCAGTCACCTACGCAAAGGAGATCACCCCGATGATTACGATTATGCAAAGCGGAGCAAAACCCTCCGTAAAAGGTTCGCCAGACTATTTCACCGGAACGGTTCGTATCGATTCCCCTTTTCAGGGCACTGAGCCTGCGCGTATCGGCGGGGCTACCGTGACGTTCGAGCCTTCTGCCCGCACGGCCTGGCATACGCATCCGCTTGGTCAGACGCTGATCGTGACGGCTGGTGCTGGCCTGGTGCAGGAGTGGGGTGGTCCCGTGCGTGAAATCCGGCCCGGCGACGTGGTGTGGATACCGACCGGCGTTAAGCACTGGCACGGGGCCGCACCGGAGACTGCCATGACCCATATTGCCATCGCCGAAGCCCAGGACGGCAAGGTCGTTGACTGGATGGAGCAGGTCACGGATGAGCACTACGCCTCAGCAGACAGGTCATGA
- the cybB gene encoding cytochrome b561 encodes MLKKYRGSQILFHWLTVLLIIVAYATIELRWMAEKGTWQRNAVMITHFSAGFCVMILMIARLWLRTRAVTPPITPPVARWQIGLSHLVHTLIYALFVVLPILGLSSRYLRGKEWALFGINMPVATSPDPATASMLIGWHETLAPLGYWLIGLHALAALFHHYFLKDDTLRRMMP; translated from the coding sequence ATGCTGAAGAAATACCGGGGTTCGCAAATTCTTTTCCACTGGCTGACGGTCTTACTGATTATCGTCGCCTATGCCACCATCGAACTGCGCTGGATGGCAGAGAAGGGAACCTGGCAGCGAAATGCAGTGATGATCACCCACTTTTCCGCAGGCTTCTGTGTCATGATCCTGATGATAGCCCGCCTCTGGCTGCGTACCCGTGCTGTAACGCCGCCGATTACGCCGCCCGTGGCACGCTGGCAGATCGGTCTTTCACATCTGGTGCACACACTGATTTATGCGCTGTTTGTGGTCTTACCGATTCTCGGGCTGAGCTCGCGTTACCTGCGTGGCAAAGAGTGGGCCCTGTTTGGGATCAATATGCCTGTGGCGACATCGCCCGATCCCGCCACGGCCAGTATGCTGATTGGCTGGCACGAGACTCTTGCCCCGCTGGGATACTGGTTAATCGGTCTGCATGCGCTGGCGGCGCTGTTCCATCACTATTTTCTGAAAGATGACACGCTGCGCAGGATGATGCCGTAA
- a CDS encoding carboxymuconolactone decarboxylase family protein, whose product MKRGLCSVVVLCAALAGKAVSGPLFGFAPAADAYLKTYLFGDIFNRNNLDWKSRELATIGMLAAMSGTEPQLKAHLNMSMNVGVTPSQLAELVAFFMENDEQASADRLQAALDSVPAG is encoded by the coding sequence ATGAAACGGGGTCTCTGCTCCGTTGTCGTGCTGTGCGCTGCGCTTGCTGGAAAGGCGGTCAGCGGCCCCCTGTTCGGGTTTGCTCCGGCTGCCGACGCGTATCTGAAGACGTATCTTTTCGGTGATATTTTCAATCGCAACAACCTGGACTGGAAAAGCCGCGAGCTGGCTACCATAGGGATGCTGGCCGCCATGTCCGGCACTGAGCCGCAGCTGAAAGCGCACCTGAATATGAGCATGAATGTCGGAGTCACGCCGTCTCAGCTTGCTGAACTGGTGGCTTTCTTTATGGAGAATGACGAGCAGGCAAGCGCTGACCGGCTGCAGGCCGCTCTCGATTCAGTCCCTGCCGGTTAA
- a CDS encoding substrate-binding domain-containing protein, producing the protein MNIRNLLLCLCVLLFSVSGNAKTLTVGVALANFDLNFVSILRTRMQQELKASQLNSQFVDAKGDVALQVQQVDDFINQGVDAIILNPVDTQGVLPMINAAKKAGIPLVFVNRKPEVKLPENMAYVGSDSALGGEMQMEALAKKMNYKGNVAILMGALSNEEARERTRAVEAVISKYKNMKVIEKQTAKWQRNEAVDVVSGWLLNQRPIDAIAANNDEMAIGAIMALNQAKNEKILVAGIDGTPDGQQFIKNGKMALTIFQDARGQATGAVQVTKALLDKKKVETLNWVPYQLITPENYLTFSAEHAG; encoded by the coding sequence ATGAACATCAGAAACCTCCTTCTTTGCCTATGCGTCCTGCTGTTTAGTGTCAGTGGCAACGCCAAAACCCTTACCGTTGGCGTCGCACTGGCTAACTTCGACCTTAACTTTGTCTCTATACTTCGTACCCGCATGCAACAGGAGCTGAAAGCCAGCCAGCTCAACAGCCAGTTTGTCGATGCCAAAGGTGATGTCGCGCTGCAGGTGCAGCAGGTAGATGACTTTATCAACCAGGGCGTAGACGCCATTATTCTTAATCCGGTCGATACCCAGGGCGTCTTGCCGATGATTAATGCGGCAAAAAAGGCCGGTATTCCGCTGGTTTTTGTGAACCGAAAACCGGAAGTGAAATTGCCCGAAAACATGGCGTATGTCGGCTCTGATTCGGCGCTGGGCGGCGAAATGCAGATGGAAGCACTGGCAAAAAAAATGAACTACAAAGGCAATGTGGCCATTCTTATGGGGGCGCTGTCGAATGAAGAGGCTCGGGAACGTACCCGCGCGGTAGAAGCCGTTATCAGCAAATATAAGAACATGAAAGTCATTGAGAAGCAGACGGCGAAATGGCAGCGCAATGAAGCGGTAGATGTCGTGTCAGGCTGGCTGCTGAATCAGCGTCCGATTGATGCCATCGCCGCAAATAACGATGAGATGGCAATCGGTGCCATCATGGCGTTAAACCAGGCGAAGAATGAAAAAATTCTCGTGGCCGGTATCGACGGAACACCGGACGGTCAGCAGTTCATTAAAAACGGCAAGATGGCGCTGACTATTTTTCAGGATGCCAGAGGACAGGCCACAGGTGCGGTCCAGGTGACCAAAGCGCTGCTGGATAAGAAGAAAGTTGAGACGCTTAACTGGGTGCCTTATCAGCTTATTACACCCGAAAATTACCTGACGTTTTCTGCTGAGCATGCCGGGTAG
- the fetA gene encoding iron efflux ABC transporter ATP-binding subunit FetA, with protein MDRALPLLAVQDVTFSVGDRQLLRPVSLQLNQGGYVLLTGPSGSGKSTLLKILASLITPTTGQILFRNSDITTLKAETYRQQVSYCFQTPQLFGQTVYDNLALPWEIRRQNPQRDKLVAALESVKLSPDMLEKSVEQLSGGEKQRVGLLRNLQFMPDVLLLDEVTSALDEENRLAVLSLINRIVAEEKVAVVRISHDVSDIQQAGHVLRLEPSEKENERESA; from the coding sequence ATGGACAGAGCTTTGCCCCTGCTGGCTGTGCAGGATGTGACTTTTTCGGTCGGGGACCGCCAGTTACTGCGACCGGTATCTTTGCAGTTAAATCAGGGCGGTTATGTGTTACTGACCGGTCCATCCGGCAGCGGAAAAAGCACGCTTCTGAAAATCCTTGCTTCACTTATTACCCCAACGACAGGTCAAATCCTTTTCAGGAACAGTGACATCACCACGCTAAAAGCCGAGACCTATCGTCAGCAGGTTTCGTACTGTTTTCAGACGCCACAACTGTTCGGCCAGACGGTTTATGACAATCTTGCGCTGCCCTGGGAGATTCGCCGTCAGAATCCACAGCGGGACAAGCTCGTTGCTGCGCTGGAAAGCGTTAAACTTTCTCCTGACATGCTGGAAAAATCGGTTGAACAACTTTCAGGCGGAGAAAAACAGCGTGTCGGACTGCTCCGCAATCTGCAGTTTATGCCTGACGTACTGTTACTGGATGAAGTGACCAGCGCCCTTGATGAGGAGAACAGGCTGGCTGTACTTTCACTGATTAACCGGATCGTAGCTGAAGAAAAGGTGGCTGTGGTACGGATCAGTCATGATGTCAGCGATATTCAGCAGGCCGGGCACGTGCTGCGCCTTGAACCGTCAGAGAAGGAAAACGAGCGTGAATCAGCATAA